The genomic region GCTATGTTACCACTgatagctctgttagcactgttagcagtgtctgcAGGGCTAGTGGTGCTAATGTTGCTAACAATGCTAAATGGGTTTTGCGGCTCAAAATCAAGCCACTTACTCACTGGGGATACCTggggggagaccagagggtTTCCGCAACAACGCTGCCCCGCCACTAGAATGATGTTACCAGTGGCAATCGGCAATTGAGCAGCACCACTAGCTAGCTACCAACCCACATGGGTGGTGCGCAGTGTAGAGCAGCCTAAGCTTATTTTAGCTAACCGgtgggaccagagggtgtgcaGTGGCCACAATGAACGTTAGCACAGTACGCAATCTGTCAACAGAGCcaacagggaaaaaaagttaaaggtgttacatcacaaaacattaaaatttacCACCCTTTGGATGGATATCACTTTGAAATGTGGTGCTACAGCACTGTGAGTCAATGGAGCGCTGGACTAAAAGGTAAGGTGCCTTTTATTTCAGATAATtctttgggggtttttttgttttgttttttctcttaaaaatTACCAGTTGGTTGCTTGTTATGAGTGTCAAActattgaaagcaaaattaactgaaactgacatccctagtttTAACACTTTCAGAGTATTTACAGAGCACCTTTGTCTACTTTATAATAAAAAAGACATGGAAATCTGAGTTTTTATAATATTGGACCTTTCAATACCATATAACATACAGTAACTGGCCtgttttacagtgtgttttaaTATGCTGCCAACACCACTCCTCCCATTCTTTGTGGTGTAATATGAGTCTGACCTGGCTGGTTTAAAGAGCTCCTGTCTTCGAGAgggctgctgactctgaggcgGCCCCACATGGCCTGGCACTTCTCTCTGATGGATGATTTTTACCTTTGGAACATCAGCCATCATGGCATACTCCTCCCTGTTACGTCCTGTGGTTCCCACCGACATCTGGCCAGACTCTGACGACTCCATGGAGCTCTGAGAGGAGGTTTCCCTCCTCAGCCGAATCTGAGGTGAAGGAGAAGGGCTCCGTGTGCGGTGGGAGTGCCTCTTCTCATTAGGGGAGGGGCAGCGATCCTCATGGCCATGTCTACCAACCCCAGATCTGATGCTGCCAGGGCTCCTGGGTGTATCCAAAGTGACGAAAGCTGTTCTGCTGCCATTTGTGGTTTGTCTGGAGGGCGAAGCAGCACGAGATAATGAGGAACTACGGAGGGAATGAGTTGACTCCCGCCATGAGCGCTGTGAGCGATTGGAGTCAGATTTGGAGTCATGGTAAGTGTTTTTTCTCTGAAAGGAATGGCTGGACTCTCCATTAGTGGCATTTCTGAGGATTGAGTAGCCTGGCGGATCACTGTTTCTAACAGGAGAGGGGTTACGGCTGTTGTGATTCTTTCTGTTGATGGAGCTGCTTGTCTCTGTTTTCCACAGAGAGCGCTGTTCAGGTGCGTCATAGCTTCTCCTTGAGGGCAGCAAACTATGGCTATCACAAATCCTGACAGAACTGTTTACTTCAGACTTGCGCAGCAGAGACTGAGAAGGAGCTTCATAGCTTCTCCTGGAAGGGGAGGAGTTGCGACTTTCACAACGACCATGTAAGGAACTACTGGTGTCTGTTTTCCTAAGTTGATACTGAGTAGAGGTTTCATAGCCTCTCCTTCCAGGAGAGGAACATCGGCTGTCGCGATTTCGACTGCCACCGACAGGGCTTGATTCAGTCTTTCGGAGCACGGACTGACTTGTGTCGTGATCTCGTCTGGATGGAGACACTGTGGGGCTTTCATCTTCTTGATCATTCAGTCCATTCTTAGCTATTTGGTTACGTATTAGAGCCTGGCTTTCAATGTCATAACCTTCTCTTATGGGGGAGCCACAGCGTCCATAATGACTACGTCCACTGAGAGACATAATTGATTCAGACTTACGAAGGGGGGATTGGCTAGACGAGCTGTAATTTCTCCTTGGGGGTGAGTTTCTCTGACTGTCAGAAGTTCTTCTAGATGGAGATGAAGTACGACTGTCGCTCCCATGTCTGTGTGGCAAACTGCTGGTAGTTTCAGTTTTGCGAAGAGACACTTGGCCTGAAGGATTGTAGTCCCTCCTTGAGGGAGATGAGTTTCTGCTGTCACGCCCCCGACCACTCAAAGAACCACTAACTTCGGTTTTCCTCAAAGCACTCCTAAAATCAGAAACACTGCTGGACTGGGATTTGAATGAACTTGCAAATGATTTAAAGTTTCTTGGCAGAGTTCCTGACTCAACACGGCGCCCATGTGTACCTTGTAAAGAGCTTCTGGATCCTGGCTCTGTCCCTTGAGACCACCCTCCACCGTCACAGTTATGCCTGCTGAGGGAAGCAGTGGACTCGCTGCGTCTGAATGGTAAGTTTCCACGTGAGGGAGAAGAAGAGCGAGATTGCAGAGTCGAGCCTTGCCTTGAGGATTCAAAACGTCCTGACTGTTGATAGGAAGAGGAGTAAGAAGGGTTTCCCCAGCCAGATGAACTGCCAAAACCTTTTCGCCTACTCGAGGCCAGCGACTCCGCTATCTTAAAAGGAGTAGGACTCGGAGAGCGGGGGCCGACTTGTGCCTCAACCTCAACGGCAACTTCATAGGGGTCAGGAGGTGGGATTTCAGCATCCAAGTCCTCAATTAGAGCCTCCGGCAACGGCCTTTCAGAGGCCACACCAAGATTAGGGTTTCTGAAGGGAATGGTGTCTTTGGGCTCTACGTTTCTGCTGTTAAAGATGGGATGTCCTCTCTCAAAATGGCGGAAAGGAGTAGGCGGGCTGGTGTCACGCAGTGAACGGGCACCCGCTGCCCTCCCCAGGGAGAAGTACCCACTTTCCCGCTTCTGCCTGTCTTCTTTTAACCCTGGAATAAAAAGAGAAGTTACACCGTGTGACAGAAATAGAAAGAAGGAGGAGTAGCAGAAATAAGAGACGCACACATCAAAGATCAACTACAGAGCAACTACTTGAGGTTCCCTGACACAAACCGAGATATATTGCATTACTGATAATTGCTCTGGGACACCTCAGCTGGTGACATCAAACAGTATTGCCAAGTAAAGAACACCTTTGGCTGTAACTGGATATGGATTGGTCAAGTGCAGTAAGTCATAGGTTTACTGAAGACTGGTGTGCAGGACTCATAAGATGCGTCCAAATGAGAGATCGGGTTGTGCTGCTACATTTCTTCCAACTCTCTCTCCCTATCTGCCAAGAAATTAATGAAGCACTTGACA from Epinephelus lanceolatus isolate andai-2023 chromosome 18, ASM4190304v1, whole genome shotgun sequence harbors:
- the LOC144458570 gene encoding uncharacterized protein LOC144458570; its protein translation is MGRRRYSPHLFLCDSERVGVFCNVVIGQCLTLSSYQEDSDALSVVSSYCDVNGGRLGHGESSLCILSPDCELYICDGDDDDSTDSCRDQSDYQEFSGSVSAEDEYLPIRRHSTKLGMTRLDPPPHRPNPRAWMDEARSRDSFGRQSGLKEDRQKRESGYFSLGRAAGARSLRDTSPPTPFRHFERGHPIFNSRNVEPKDTIPFRNPNLGVASERPLPEALIEDLDAEIPPPDPYEVAVEVEAQVGPRSPSPTPFKIAESLASSRRKGFGSSSGWGNPSYSSSYQQSGRFESSRQGSTLQSRSSSPSRGNLPFRRSESTASLSRHNCDGGGWSQGTEPGSRSSLQGTHGRRVESGTLPRNFKSFASSFKSQSSSVSDFRSALRKTEVSGSLSGRGRDSRNSSPSRRDYNPSGQVSLRKTETTSSLPHRHGSDSRTSSPSRRTSDSQRNSPPRRNYSSSSQSPLRKSESIMSLSGRSHYGRCGSPIREGYDIESQALIRNQIAKNGLNDQEDESPTVSPSRRDHDTSQSVLRKTESSPVGGSRNRDSRCSSPGRRGYETSTQYQLRKTDTSSSLHGRCESRNSSPSRRSYEAPSQSLLRKSEVNSSVRICDSHSLLPSRRSYDAPEQRSLWKTETSSSINRKNHNSRNPSPVRNSDPPGYSILRNATNGESSHSFQRKNTYHDSKSDSNRSQRSWRESTHSLRSSSLSRAASPSRQTTNGSRTAFVTLDTPRSPGSIRSGVGRHGHEDRCPSPNEKRHSHRTRSPSPSPQIRLRRETSSQSSMESSESGQMSVGTTGRNREEYAMMADVPKVKIIHQREVPGHVGPPQSQQPSRRQELFKPASHSLSKHPSREWEDTGDTERDWHYSGSGYLSRAHSTTSLQRSGSPTADEGSSWKGNHHRSEQMQLSGVVLFLVLPGTPQDPPQPLEVPGHRFLEPSTVWLFSQTIFADPPRKWQTEQQREHRAGRDTTRGISVTSASHNLSEKL